TCTCGCCCGCCTATCGGCGCGACAGCGTCGCCATCCACTTCACGTGGCACGACCATCCCGCAGAGGTCGCCGCCCTGGTGCCCGAGATCGAGTCCGCGCTGAGTCCCTTCGGTGCGCGCCCGCACTGGGGGAAGGTCCATGCGTTCGACGCGGGGCGGATCGCCGCCGTGCATCCGCGCCTCGCCGACGCGCGCGCCGTCTTCGAGCGCCTCGACCCGGACGGGCGCTTCGCCAACGACCACCTGCGGCGCCTCGGCATCCGGTCCTGAAGCGGGCTGCGGCCCGACGAATCGACCGCGCGGTCGCGGGGTCAGCCTCCGGTGACGCCCAGCGCTTGGCGGAACTCCCGCTCGATGAGCGCGGGGACATCGAGCACCCCGGGGTGCAGCGCGTCGTAGACCTGGAGACCCTCCCACGTCGCGATGATGACCGCGGCGCGCTCGTCCGGCGTGAGGTCGTCCGCGGCCACCGCGCGGGCGTCGCGCTGCCGCCGGATCTTGTCGCCGATGAGGCTCGTGAGCTGGTCGTGGCGGGCCTGGAGAGCGGGGCGAGCCGGGTGGTCGGGTGAACCCGCCTCGGCGGACAGGATCGACAGAAGCTGCACGAGCCCCGGGTTGTCCTGGTTGCGGCGGGCGGTCGCGACGAAGCCCGCGACCATCTCCTCGGGGGTCATCTCCTCGACCAGCGACGGCAGCGCAGGCGTGCCGGGTGGCACGTTCTGCTCGTCGTGCCACTGGAGCACCGCCATCAGGAGCGCGTTCTTGTTGCCGAAGTGGTGCATCAGCGTCGAATGGTCGACGCCCGCCTCGCGCGCGATGCTGCGCAGGGACGCTCCGTGGAACCCGCGCTGCGCGAAGGCTTCGGCGGCCCGGGCGACGATCGCGCGCTTCGTCGCGCGCCCGGTGGCGTAGCCGTCGGCGTAGAGCACCGGTCCGCGGTCGTCCGTCATGCCTCCATCCTGGCCCACCTGCACAGCGGCTGAAAGAATTCCACCAACTGGTGGAGGTTCGACTAGACTAGGACAACGTGACCGATGTAGACACCCGACAGCACCGGAATCGCGAGAATCCGCCCGTCGATCCGCGCCGCTCGCGGATGACCCTCGCCGAGAAGGCGTCGCTCATGTCGGGCGCGAA
This region of Microbacterium thalassium genomic DNA includes:
- a CDS encoding TetR/AcrR family transcriptional regulator, which produces MTDDRGPVLYADGYATGRATKRAIVARAAEAFAQRGFHGASLRSIAREAGVDHSTLMHHFGNKNALLMAVLQWHDEQNVPPGTPALPSLVEEMTPEEMVAGFVATARRNQDNPGLVQLLSILSAEAGSPDHPARPALQARHDQLTSLIGDKIRRQRDARAVAADDLTPDERAAVIIATWEGLQVYDALHPGVLDVPALIEREFRQALGVTGG